One Numidum massiliense genomic window, TAGCGAAGCGGGTGCCGGACGGGATCAGCCGCCCGCACTGCGCGACACGCAGCCGTTTTCACGGCGGAAGGAGCTACAGTTAGAACGGGAACTATTAGGTCTTTACTTGAGCGGGCACCCGTTAGAAGCGTACCGGCAGCTACTCGAGCGGGCGAATGTGACGGCGATTAGTCGGTTAGGCCGTTTGCCTGAGCAAGCCCACGTGCGCGTTGCGGGGCTCGTTAGCGCAGTGAAGGGGATTACGACGAAAAAAGGGGAGCCGATGGCGTTTGTGACGCTAGAAGATGTGACCCAGTCAGTCGACGTCGTCGTTTTTCCTCGTGTGTATGACGCGCAGCGGGAGGCGTGGCAAGTGGACGAGCTACTCCTCGTCAGCGGCCGGGTCAACCACCGCGGCGATGGTGTAGGTGTCATCGCCGCGGATGCTCGCCGTCTGCCTGCGACAGCGACGTCGGCCCCAGAATCGCCGGAGCCACCTATGCCAACGTCGCCGGAGTCATCTATGCCAGCATCTCCGGAGTCACTCTCGCCAGCGCCGCTACCGTCACGGGCTGCTACCGTAAACGCAAAGGTAACCGCGTCGGCAGGACAAGGGAGCTCCCCGGCAGCGCAGCCGGAAGCAACTTCTCCAACGGTACGGACGCCGCCCCAGACGGCGCGGACGACTACCGCGCAGGAACAGGCGCCAAAACAACCCGCGTCGCAGGACGCCACCCCAACGCCGCCGGGTACTGCCTCGCCGACACAGCTGTTTGTACGCATTCCGGCCGACAGTGCGCCCGATCTACTGCAGCGGCTTAAACATCTCATCAGCCGTTTTCCCGGGACGACTCCGGTACTGCTATACTATGCGGATAGTAAGCGAGTACGCGTCCTACCTCCAGACAAATTCGGAGTCGATTGGACAGAGTGCCGCCGTGACTTGGAGGCGCTGTGTGGCGAAGAAAACGTGAGGGCAGTCGAGCGCTGATTGCTCCTTATGAAAATGTTGGTCAGGCGCCTTCCTTCTGTTATAATGTAGGCATGTCAGTGGTCTAACCACCACTGTATTATGCGTATCCGTGGCCTGACCAACGCCGCGTTACGTGAAGGTTAAAGGAGAGTGAAGCGGTTGTCGTCGTTACGTGAAGAAGCTCTACGGATACATAAGGAAAACCGTGGGAAGTTAGCTGTGCAATCGAAGGTACCTGTGACGAATGCGCACGACCTAAGTTTAGCCTACTCCCCGGGGGTAGCTGAACCTTGCAAAGAAATTTACAGCGATCCCGATCGCGTCTTTGATTATACGGCGAAAGGGAATATGGTGGCTGTCGTCTCCGACGGCACAGCTGTGTTAGGGTTGGGAAACATTGGCCCGGAAGCAGCTTTGCCTGTCATGGAAGGAAAAGCTGTGTTATTCAAAGCGTTTGCGGGGGTAGACGCCATCCCGCTTTGTCTTAAGACGACCGATATCGAAAAAGTGGTCGAAACGGTTAAACTGTTAGAACCGACCTTCGGCGGAGTCAACCTAGAGGACATCGCCGCACCGAATTGTTTTATTATTGAAGAACGATTAAATAAGGAAACGAACATCCCGATCTTTCACGACGATCAGCACGGTACAGCGATCGTGACGTTAGCTGGGTTAATCAACGCGCTAAAAGTCGTCGGGCGGGACGTGGGCGATATTCGCGTCGTAGCTAACGGAGCCGGTGCCGCTGGAGTGGCGATTGTTAAATTGCTCCTAAGCGTCGGCGTACGTGACGTGATCATGTGCGATAGCCGCGGCGCGATTTACGAAGGGCGCCCGCACGGAATGAACTGGGTGAAAGAAGAATTGGCGAAAGTGACGAACAAGGACCGCGTGCAAGGGGACCTGCCGGAAGTTATTCGCGGCGCCGACGTCTTTATCGGCGTCTCCGTCGAAGGAGCGGTGACGCCGGAGATGGTGCGTTCGATGAACAGCGATCCAATTATTTTTGCCATGGCGAATCCGTCGCCAGAAATAATGCCAGAAGCGGCGCACGCGGCCGGGGCGAAAGTCGTCGGCACTGGACGGTCCGACTTTCCGAACCAAGTAAACAACGTGCTCGCCTTTCCGGGCATCTTTCGCGGTGCGCTCGACGTACGGGCGACACACATTAACGAACAGATGAAAATAACTGCCGCCTACGCAATCGCGGACTTAATCGACGATCGCGAACGCCGGGCCGATTACGTCATTCCGGCGCCGTTCGACAAACGCGTCGCTCCTGCCGTAGCAGCTGCTGTCGCGGAAGCGGCGATGGCGAGCGGGGTCGCCCGCGTGCACGTCGATCCGGCTGAAGTGCGTCAGCGGACCGCACAGCTGTTCAAGTAAACGATTGCCGCTGTACGTCGCGCGGGATCAGCTAACGTGTGCTTACGAAGTATGGCAGGCGCATTTTCTATCACATCATACGTTATATAACTTGGTTTAGTTGGAATTTTCAGCTTTACCTAATACTCGTTTGAACACTTTTTATAAACTAATTCGCGCCAGCGGCAACGATTATCTGCAGCTGCGCCCGTCGTTTTTTGTCGTACAGTATGTGAAGGAAGTGTGAAGGAAGCCGTTTAGCGAGGTGTGACAGTGTTAAAGAACATATTTACTAAAAAACGAAAGTATGCGACGATCCCGTCGGAACAAGCGAAACGGGACATTCCGGAAGGTATTTTGTCCAAATGTAAAAAATGCGGCACTATGACGTACGTGAAGGAATTAGAGAAAAACGCGAAAGTGTGTCCAAAGTGCGGCTACCATTACCCGTTGACAGCGCAGGAGCGCCTTCGCTACATCCTCGACGACGGCCGCTTCTTCGAATACGATACCGACTTACGCTCTGTCGATCCGCTCGATTTCCCGGATTACGAACGCAAAGTTGCCGGGGACATGCAGAAGACGAACCTTTCCGAAGCGGTCGTTACCGGCGAAGGGACGATCGGCGGCTTTCCGGTAGCGATCGGCGTGATGGATTGGCGCTTCCGCATGGGTAGCATGGGATCAG contains:
- a CDS encoding NAD(P)-dependent malic enzyme → MSSLREEALRIHKENRGKLAVQSKVPVTNAHDLSLAYSPGVAEPCKEIYSDPDRVFDYTAKGNMVAVVSDGTAVLGLGNIGPEAALPVMEGKAVLFKAFAGVDAIPLCLKTTDIEKVVETVKLLEPTFGGVNLEDIAAPNCFIIEERLNKETNIPIFHDDQHGTAIVTLAGLINALKVVGRDVGDIRVVANGAGAAGVAIVKLLLSVGVRDVIMCDSRGAIYEGRPHGMNWVKEELAKVTNKDRVQGDLPEVIRGADVFIGVSVEGAVTPEMVRSMNSDPIIFAMANPSPEIMPEAAHAAGAKVVGTGRSDFPNQVNNVLAFPGIFRGALDVRATHINEQMKITAAYAIADLIDDRERRADYVIPAPFDKRVAPAVAAAVAEAAMASGVARVHVDPAEVRQRTAQLFK